In Treponema sp. OMZ 798, the following proteins share a genomic window:
- a CDS encoding peptide ABC transporter substrate-binding protein — protein sequence MKTIKIIFLAALVLLFFACGGNKNIGGPKVVTASLGAEPSILDAAKASDRYSFVVLDYINENLTDILTEDNGERKILPALAESWTHNDDYTEWTFKLREAYWSDGVKIRAEDFVYSIRRIINAESASPMAMYYDYIKNAQAILKGKLDYSEIGIKALDEKTLQIVTENPIKNLHEFAAKIPPQREDIINQFGLSYGSEAEKIICSGAFKVKSWVHNSKIELVKNEKFWNAERVKIDALTFKIINEENAGLGELLNGSIDIANAYSISWINKLKKENRFAEIHGVDSRVQYIFMNQKDKLFSNKKIRQALSASLERKEICTDLFDDIYKPAYGFVSIATELEGKNYRSLAGEPIQELIKKVPDPKAHFIEGLKELGLGDDPSKITISIMFPSHESSKFNEYLQNRLSSVLGVNVELDKIEGTVFKKRNKSLDYQVGFKSWGGGIDTPARYLDLFLPGNKIVPIGWENKEYVDLVQRAKKSSDFDEQLECFKKAEMILLTEECGIAPYANQTYNIFMQKKLKGVKQFYPGTYNLKYAFVEE from the coding sequence GCAAAGGCTTCGGATAGGTACTCTTTTGTAGTACTGGACTACATAAACGAAAACCTTACCGATATCTTAACCGAAGATAATGGGGAAAGAAAGATCCTTCCTGCTCTTGCCGAGTCTTGGACGCATAATGACGATTATACCGAATGGACCTTCAAATTGCGTGAAGCTTATTGGTCTGACGGCGTAAAGATAAGGGCTGAAGATTTTGTGTACAGTATTCGCCGTATCATCAATGCCGAATCTGCCTCTCCCATGGCAATGTACTACGACTATATTAAAAATGCTCAAGCAATTTTAAAAGGAAAACTGGATTATTCCGAAATAGGCATCAAGGCGCTTGACGAAAAAACTCTTCAAATTGTAACTGAAAATCCCATAAAAAACCTTCATGAATTTGCTGCAAAAATTCCTCCCCAGAGGGAAGATATTATAAACCAATTCGGATTATCCTACGGCAGTGAGGCCGAAAAAATAATTTGCAGCGGGGCCTTTAAGGTAAAAAGCTGGGTGCACAACAGCAAGATAGAGCTTGTTAAAAACGAAAAATTTTGGAATGCCGAAAGGGTAAAAATAGATGCTCTTACATTTAAAATAATAAATGAAGAAAATGCCGGCCTCGGCGAACTTTTAAACGGAAGCATCGATATTGCAAATGCTTATTCCATAAGCTGGATAAACAAGCTAAAGAAAGAAAACCGCTTTGCCGAAATACACGGAGTTGACAGCCGCGTTCAATATATTTTTATGAACCAAAAGGATAAGTTATTTTCAAATAAAAAAATTCGTCAAGCTCTTTCGGCAAGTCTTGAGCGCAAAGAAATTTGCACGGACTTGTTTGACGATATCTATAAGCCAGCTTACGGCTTTGTCTCGATTGCAACCGAGCTTGAAGGTAAAAATTACCGAAGTCTTGCAGGCGAGCCTATTCAAGAATTGATAAAAAAAGTACCTGATCCTAAAGCTCATTTTATTGAAGGTTTAAAAGAGCTGGGGCTTGGGGATGATCCTTCAAAGATAACGATTTCGATAATGTTCCCATCACATGAAAGTTCTAAATTCAATGAATATCTGCAAAACCGTCTTTCAAGCGTACTTGGAGTAAATGTAGAGCTTGATAAAATCGAGGGAACGGTTTTTAAAAAACGGAATAAGAGCTTGGACTATCAAGTCGGCTTTAAATCGTGGGGAGGCGGCATTGATACACCTGCCAGATATTTGGACCTTTTTTTACCCGGAAACAAAATTGTTCCGATAGGCTGGGAAAATAAGGAGTATGTTGATTTGGTGCAAAGGGCAAAAAAAAGCTCCGATTTTGATGAACAGTTGGAATGTTTTAAAAAAGCGGAAATGATTTTATTGACTGAAGAATGCGGAATTGCTCCTTATGCAAACCAGACCTACAATATCTTTATGCAAAAAAAATTAAAAGGAGTTAAACAGTTCTATCCCGGAACTTACAACCTAAAGTACGCCTTTGTTGAAGAATAA
- a CDS encoding ornithine cyclodeaminase, with amino-acid sequence MLKTKYIDLPTMAKYLKSVGAETVIKRLVPYLEEDYKRWNDFDKVPRMAHHSPIGVIELMPIGDSKTYSFKYVNGHPENPKHNFLTVMAIGVLAEVCTGFPLLLSELTLTTAVRTAATSVMAAKYLAKPNPKKMALIGNGCQSEFQALGFHHILGVEEIYCYDVDPAATDKLMDNLKNVKGLKLIKCKSTREACKGVDIITTVTADKKNAIIITPDMVEPGMHINGVGGDCPGKTELDSKVLSMGDVYVEFEPQSRIEGEIQHMDESFKVTEIWNVIKTGKPINRKPDEITIFDSVGFALEDFSILRLMYDIAKDENVGVPQELVPVLENPKNLYGMLR; translated from the coding sequence ATGTTGAAAACGAAGTATATCGATTTGCCTACAATGGCAAAGTATCTTAAATCTGTCGGTGCCGAAACTGTTATTAAGAGGCTTGTTCCTTATTTGGAAGAAGATTATAAAAGATGGAACGATTTTGATAAGGTTCCAAGGATGGCTCATCACAGTCCTATCGGAGTTATTGAACTCATGCCCATAGGGGATTCCAAAACCTATTCTTTTAAGTACGTAAATGGTCATCCGGAAAATCCTAAGCACAATTTTTTAACCGTTATGGCTATAGGAGTTTTAGCTGAAGTTTGTACAGGATTTCCCCTTCTTTTGAGCGAATTGACTTTAACAACGGCAGTCAGAACTGCCGCGACCTCGGTAATGGCTGCAAAGTATCTTGCAAAACCTAATCCGAAAAAAATGGCCCTTATAGGAAACGGATGTCAAAGTGAATTCCAGGCTCTAGGTTTTCATCATATTTTGGGAGTAGAAGAAATTTATTGCTATGATGTTGATCCTGCTGCAACCGATAAGCTCATGGACAATCTTAAAAATGTAAAAGGCTTAAAGCTCATTAAGTGTAAGAGCACACGGGAAGCCTGTAAGGGAGTAGATATTATCACGACGGTTACAGCCGATAAGAAGAATGCCATTATTATTACTCCCGATATGGTTGAGCCCGGTATGCACATAAACGGTGTAGGCGGGGACTGTCCGGGTAAAACCGAGCTTGACTCAAAGGTTCTATCTATGGGAGACGTTTATGTAGAATTTGAACCTCAAAGCCGAATTGAGGGTGAAATTCAGCACATGGACGAAAGCTTTAAGGTTACCGAAATTTGGAATGTAATCAAAACAGGTAAACCCATTAACCGCAAACCGGACGAAATTACCATTTTTGACTCTGTAGGTTTTGCCCTTGAAGACTTTTCAATTCTCCGTCTGATGTATGATATAGCTAAGGATGAAAATGTAGGCGTTCCTCAGGAGCTCGTTCCTGTTTTGGAAAATCCGAAAAATTTGTATGGTATGTTAAGATAA
- a CDS encoding peptidoglycan DD-metalloendopeptidase family protein, with protein MDIITYSDAVHHNNKYRQEKKRKPAFSHAETVRIYSAVNPQKILFGLSENEVKAKKVKLSSREESLIVFVLLAMLAAGLIFFYFPILKLNWGLSSIRSISFWEEPSSVNAMRQYAMPSSDLSKGGGGTHQETAEDSSFSPADVQDFISAVDFEEYMVSKGDTVSGIIQKFGLKNLGTLLSVNGISSAKRLRIGQKLIIPSIDGLIYTAVKGDSLSSIAGKFNLPINVILDANDLENQTVSIGQKLFIPGATMSSFELKKALGELFIYPITGRLTSPFGYRRDPFTGRKSFHTGIDIAAPTGTPIKLTLDGKVSYTGYSAVYGNYVIVTHSGGYQSMYGHMHTIKVRRGQILNQGGIIGTVGNTGRSTGPHVHFSVYKNGKLINPLTVLR; from the coding sequence ATGGATATCATAACTTATTCGGATGCGGTGCATCATAACAATAAATATAGGCAAGAAAAAAAAAGGAAACCGGCTTTTTCTCATGCAGAGACGGTTAGAATCTACTCTGCCGTTAATCCGCAAAAAATTTTATTCGGTTTATCCGAAAATGAGGTTAAGGCAAAGAAAGTTAAGCTTAGTTCTAGAGAAGAGTCTTTGATTGTCTTTGTTCTCTTAGCCATGCTTGCAGCAGGTCTTATCTTTTTTTATTTTCCGATTTTAAAATTGAATTGGGGCCTTTCATCGATAAGATCTATCTCATTTTGGGAAGAGCCTTCATCTGTAAATGCAATGCGTCAATATGCCATGCCTTCTTCCGATTTATCAAAGGGAGGGGGGGGGACTCATCAAGAAACTGCAGAAGACTCTTCTTTTTCCCCTGCGGATGTGCAGGATTTTATTAGTGCAGTCGATTTTGAAGAATATATGGTTTCAAAAGGGGATACGGTAAGCGGTATTATTCAAAAATTCGGCCTTAAAAATTTGGGAACCCTTCTTTCCGTAAACGGAATAAGCAGCGCAAAAAGGTTAAGGATAGGGCAAAAACTGATTATTCCTTCGATTGACGGACTTATTTATACGGCCGTAAAAGGCGATTCCTTAAGTTCTATTGCCGGTAAATTTAACCTGCCTATCAATGTAATCTTGGATGCAAATGATCTTGAAAATCAGACGGTAAGCATAGGTCAAAAGCTCTTTATTCCGGGTGCAACGATGAGTTCCTTTGAGCTTAAAAAGGCCTTGGGAGAGCTTTTTATTTATCCGATAACAGGAAGGCTTACTTCGCCGTTCGGCTATAGAAGAGATCCTTTTACCGGAAGAAAGAGTTTTCACACAGGTATCGATATTGCGGCTCCTACGGGCACACCTATTAAACTGACCCTTGACGGTAAGGTTTCTTATACAGGCTATTCTGCCGTTTATGGTAATTATGTCATTGTAACCCATTCGGGCGGCTATCAGTCAATGTACGGACATATGCATACGATAAAGGTAAGGCGGGGCCAAATTTTAAATCAGGGCGGAATTATCGGAACTGTAGGAAATACGGGAAGATCTACAGGTCCCCATGTTCATTTT